TTTTGAGTCACAAAGCTGCTCACACATATTTTGTTTGCGAATAttatagtaactacagtaacagGAGCTAATATATACAACATAATTATGTTGAACTTAATCGTAGCTTCAGTTTTCATGTCAAGGCTTGTGTTATTGAGGCTTATCCTCACACAGCACCGAAGTCTTTCGTAAACAGAGATCAATTGTCTCTTTTTACCCCTCATTTCCCCTTCGTATTAGGAAGTAACCACTGAGATCTTTGAATGTTTAGTTGACACTTTTTAAGTTATTTTTGTAGTTTGCATTTAACACCACATTTAATGAGCTTTATACAATGTGCTGGAGGCAAAACTGCAATAGGGTCAACCTGAGATCCGGTGTAAACCAGATCCTCTTTGGACCAtttcgacagacagacagctattCAGTAAGACACTCACGGGATGATAATGTTCAGTACAGTTTAACTGTACCAGTACTTCACGTTGCTCCCTCTGGCTGTAAAAACATTATACACACCCATAAACAACTCTGGCTGCAACCTCCCCGTTCTGATCTGAATAGGAcattctgcatctcacaaaaaaCAGAGAGTTCATAAGGTATTTGGTAATTCGGTGATGATTCAGTGATGATAATGTTCTAGCTTTCCAACAACCGGTAGTGGAGATCATCCAAGTGAGATGGTACGTGTTCTTGGGTGTTGATTTCACTATCAGGTGGGTGGTATGAGAAAGCAATGACCCCTGTTTTGACCTATGACCCCAATGATGACCCCTGTTAGTGAGACAAGGTCCTATAATGGGCTATAGATCACATAGAGCTGCCCAGCCAACCCTAACAACCCTACCAGGAAAGGACAGTTGTTTGTCTGATAAGTGAAGTGTACAGAGCCACCCTTTATCATTTTATTTACATCCAGAGGACATCCATTACAACTTGAGTGAGCACGCTAACAAACAAGGGCAAACGATGATAGGGCTACTAGAGTTTTTCCTGTTCAGATCACATGTTTTTTTATGGTTTAAGAcaaactttattgaacaaaacatgcACATGTTCAGAGACACATGTTCAGTGCCAGGCCTGTTCTGAACAGAGCAGTTTTACCCAAGAGGTATAATGTGTCTGTCTAACTGACTGAACAAAGCCTGTAATTTTCTCTCGTTTGCAGAGACGGTGATTCAGCGTTTGGTGTTATTTGAATGTAAACTGACTCCACCTTACAGTCTTCTTAGCAGTATAAAGAAAGGAATAATCGGTTTATCCCactcttcttctctttccccctctctcgaTAACTGACTAAAGTATTTTCCAGGGCATTCTGAGCCAAGGAGATCTGATATCGTCTTTAGAGGGCTGTGCTCTGAGACACAGAGCACCTTCTATCCAGACCAGACCTGAGAGACCTAGGGATAGGGAGTGACTACTGCAGCCCAACACCAGCCCAGAGAACCAAGGGACCCAGAGAGACAACAGCCCAGCACCAGGGGACAAGGGGAGACTACGACAGCCCAGAATCAGGGACAGACCACTGCCCCAGATCAAAGCACCAAGGACAAAGAGAGACGACAGCCACAGACGAGCACCAGAGCACCTAGGGACAGGGAGAGACTAGTTCCAGAGATGGCCTCGGCCGGCCTGGAGATCCTGGGTATGATCCTTTGTGTGTCAGGCTGGCTAGGGGTCATGGTGGCTTGTGGCCTGCCAATGTGGAGAGTAGCTGCCTACATTGGCCAGAACATCGTCATCTCTCAAGTGATCTGGGAGGGCCTGTGGATGAACTGTTCTGTCCAGAGCACGGGCCAGATGCACTGCAAAGTCCACGACTCCATGCTTGGACTCCCTGTGGACCTACAGGCGGCCCGTGCCCTGGTCATCGTCTCTATGGTGCTGTGCATCATGGGCATTGGCCTGTCTGTAGCCGGGGCCAAGTGCACCAACTGCAGCTCAGACACAGGCAGCAAGCCTCGCATGGTGCTGGGGGCCGGAGTGACCTTCATCGTGGCGGGGCTGTTGCTGCTGACGGCCGTATCGTGGACGGCTAACACCATCGTCTTGGATTTCTATGACCCAATGAtggaggagacagggaagagggaGTTTGGGAACTCACTGTATTTTGGATGGGCTGCCTCCTGTCTGCTTCTCCTAGGGGGAGCTCTGCTCTGCTGCTCCTGTCCCCTGAAAGCACCCCAGGGTGTTAGCGGGGCTGGGTCTGGACCCAACAGGGTGATGAACTACTCTGCGGTCAAATACCCCATGTCTGTCAATGGATATGTGAGGAGGGactatgtgtgagagagagtgtgttcaATGGCTTTAGTATAGAGACAGCCGCTTGAGACTGATGGGACTAAGGGGATAACTAGTGTTAGCGCCCCCCCTTTCCTGACTGGGTTAGCGAAGAATAAATGCAGTATGAATGATTGGCGATTAATGCTAGATTGTGTTTTACATATATGATTTCTGTAGAGTTGGAGACATGCATTTATAGACAATTCAAGTAAATGTAGATGGTAGGATTAGAGAAATATCTTATTCATGTTTTGCTGTTCGGAAATAGTTTTTGTACTAAATTTCACATCAATGTTACTCAGTGATGACGATGTAGATCATGAAAATTTttatttagtttaaaaaaaataataataacatttccATTTAACCTTAAGTCATTTTTGCACACTCAGAATGTTCTTGCACATGGTGATACAAAATTAAGATAAGTTCACCCTTGATTTCATAATGTGAGGAAATCATGCATTGCGTTAACTAATGTTTGTATACAAGCAACTTCTTTTTCTTTGCTTAATTGGCTTATAGCAGGGCCATTCCCATCTGAAAGTAAGGTCTTATTACAGAGGATGTCACCACAGGAATGTTatgtgagggaggagaggtagtCTTGCCTACGTTTAAGGACAAATCTGGCTTAATAAGGTCAGGCTACCAACAGAACActgagacaggacaggacaggacatccCATCGAAGACACAGGGTCTAAAGAAATAGACCAAAATATGGGGCAGGAAGGCCTGCAGGTCCATATCACCTGAAATCTAGAAAACTCAGCCCCTCTACCCCGCACAATACGGTTTATGATTTCAATGCAAATGTGAGTAGCAACATTGACCCTTTTGTTTCATTTGGGAGAGTGAAACTGAGCACGACAAAAAGCAGCCATTTTGATAAGGAGGAGTGTAGGTAACCCACACTGTAATCATAGGGTGAACCAATTTCACAATCCTCCCATTTATTAAAGATAAGACAATGGCTTTATTTACATTCTAGTCTTAGAACAAGATAAGGGAAACTACTTTTAAGACATTCTTATAGCATAGACTTAAAGTACTTCCTAGGGAAGTTTGAGTGTCGTACAAACAAACATAGCCTCCAATTGTGATAGTCAATCTGTTCACTTGTGGAGTATAAGTACTCATCTATAACCAAGTAAAGTGCCTGTGTGTGGAACTTCTGGTGCTGATAGACACGTTTCTAACTTTGATCCCTAAATCTGTCAGCCAATCAAAGACAAAAGATAACGAATTCTCACTTTTTGTCTTCAATGGCAGTCAGATATTCAATGGCAATCTTCAATGGCAGTCAATCTTCAATGGCAGTCAGAAACAAGATATAATTTACTATGAAATTCAGGCTTGTCTGTTTCCTGAATCATGGCAGTGGGAAACAATGAGCAAATGCAGATTTGCATTAATTCATTGTGCAACGTCATCTCCAAAAATGATGTTATCTGGTACCAGAGAGAGCATTCATTGGCTCCTGACCCAGGTCAGTAAATTTTGAAAGAAACGGATCCAAGAAAGAGCCCTGCTGCTGGGGTTGGAAACCAGATGAAACAATATCAAGCAACGTTTTCTATAGGTCAATGGActtttgtttaaaaatatattgaTTATTCAAACCAATGCAATTCATCTTATGCCTTCATCAAGGTATTTGGGTTGGAAACTAGCCAATAGTGCTTGTATACAGTAGGCTGCCACAGATGTTCCTAGGCAGCTCTCTCTCAGGGTTAGCAGTAAGACACAGAGGTTAACGCTCCATAGAGAGCTAAATATTTATTgtgacctgaaaataactgtacACTGGTAGACACTTGTTGAATGAACACATTTGTAAATATTATTCCCAATTCCTCCACGTGTAACTATTAACTTGTCTATTCTTAACCTGTTCGTTATCCTTTAACTATTTAGTATTGGTACTTTGGCCATTTATTGACCTTCCCCCTCAGCCCAAACAGTGGGGGAACAACCATGGCCCAACCATTCAATCATTAATCTGTGCAGCCTAGCCATTCACATGGGGTTTGTTGagaagaaagaaaataaaaaacatttgaaaaccTCCTTGGCCAATGCCCATGAGACTCTACCTTCTGTTTGTGGAGTGCTATAAAGATAGCTCTGAGTATACAGACGGTGAGAATTCCAAAGCAGAACCCAGACAGTGAAACCCTTTTGTGTGTGAAGTTGAGACAGTTAAGAGAGTGAAGACACATGTAGACTTACTTACAAAGGAAGgtaaaacaacaaaatggctGTGTTGGGACTAGAGATCTTGGGAGTGATCCTGGCTGTCCTGGGTTGGATATTAAGCATCGTGTCCTGCGCCATGCCCATGTGGAGGGTGTCCGCTTTCATCGGGGTCAACATCATCACAGCTCAGACCATGTGGGAGGGCATCTGGATGACCTGTATGACTCCTCTACGACTCCATGCTAGCCCTCAGCTCCAACCTGCAGGCAGCCCGAGCCCTCACAATCATCTCTATAGTTGTGGGCATCATGGGGGTGCTGGTGGCCGTGGTGGAGGCTAAGTGTACCAACTGTGTTGAGGACGAGATGGCCAAGGCCCAGGTGATGATCGCAGCCGGGGTGGCCTTCATCGTAGCATCCCTGACCCAGCTGATCCCTGTGTCCTGGTCAGCCAACAGAATCATCATGGATGTCTATAGTCCCATCACTCCTGAGGCTCAGAAAAGGGAGATTGGAGGGGCTCTCTACCTGGGCTGGGCAGCAGCCGCATTACTCCTCATTGGGGGGGGATCCTGTGCTGTAGTTGCCCCCCACAGCCTGAGAAGAGGTATGCAGGGCCACCCTCACGGATGGTGTACTCCCCAATCAGGTCTGTGGCCCCCAGCGGCTAGGACAAAAGAGACTATGTTTGAACTGACCTGCGTATCTGGCAGCAGCTTTCTGCTCACGTTTTTCCCACAGTCGATGAAGGACATCTGATACCAACTTTGAATTCCAGAACATATCAAATGGGGGTGATTTCTACTGAAACTATTTTGTTATATGTTTTGACATGAAGAAAATACTGCTTTTTAGTGGATCATTTTTGATGGTGCTCTGTTGAAGAGAAACAACATCAAACTGGACTTGATGTACTTGTATTTCACACTGTATGCCTATTTAAAACATACATAGGTGTTGTAAATATTGTTTTGGAATCTTACTATTTGAGAGGAGTTTAATTAAAACCATCTGCATTGTTAGATTTTATATTCTATAGACTGAATTAATAACAGCTTATCTTGTGCATATGTTGGATAACAATGTGCCAAATTCTGACAGTTTAGGATCTTTCGTTAAGTGTGAAAATATGAATGATTTTGATGTTTAAAGTGTGTCAATTTCACAATAAAAACTGTTTCGTAATACTTGCATTTTTTCATAAAATATTTTAATATGATGACAGAAAAATACATTGTTGCAATAAGTTactttatacagtacatttaattAACATTAGTAAATGATTTGCTACATGAGAAGTGCAACTAAGTCCTGTGGTACTAGCTATGCAGTTTATAAGAAAAAATATGTTTGAATCTGCTGCCAAAAAAAGACGTAGGCTAACTGCCTCCGTGTCATTCATTCTGCCCAGATCAGGATATAACAGGCATTTTCCTTCACTGATCCTTGGGTATCTATGGTAATGATGTGTTGAGTTGGATTGTCTTTCATAGCTGCTATCTACCTGGCTGACTCTCATATCTGTTGGCCCTTAGATAACAAGAAGCCTTGCTTTGTCAGTCCCCCACTATTCAGCCATTCCAAAATGGCCCCCAGAACAATGGGTCCGTTTCATAGCACAATGGAGGTCAGAGTGAGTTATCAACACTGGGTCATGAAATGTTGGGGGGAAAGACTATTATCCCAGTTTCTGGGGCATAATTAGGCATAAACCACCACCCATAATTAGACACTCCAGTTGTAAGGAATTCAAGGGCACTGGAGtcagtgacagacagacatggccGTTAGACCACATCAAATAGAGTGAACAAGATAGCTTATTGCAAAGGAACTGAGGTCAGGCATTCTTCTTTTACAAGCTGCTTCAAATAATGTTGTGAGAGAGTGATTGCTCTGAGGAGACTAGATTAGGGCTAATCTATTAATGAGtaaagggcaattccaccacTCTTCAACCTCATTTTCATTATGTCCAGTACATTATGTAAAAACTGCGCATTTATTTAAAAGGTTAATCGGTTCTACCCAATGACAACATCAAaagtttaaacattttaaaaacagtgATTTCCAAACACTATGAGATTCGCAGTGATGTGGGGAGCAAGATTAATACCCTCCCTCTGGCTAGAAAACTCCTTGCAGGTTTTGAAAATCACTATTgtttttttacttttaatcccACACTGTGATGTCACAGATAAGCATTTTTGGGGGGATCTTCCAGGGCTCCTCCCTTCAGCTGATCTGGGATATAAAGGATACcagaacaacacacatcacacactcacaggtaCTCAGGCTAAATCAATTGGTGTTAttgtctctggctctgtctggtctccttctTTCTCACAGATCCTCTGTCAGATCCTCTCAGGTCTCTCAGGTGTGACGGAACACGGAGCACTGAACGGAACACAGAAGGAGCTCCAGCAACAACAGAATTACCACCATGTCTGCAGGGTTGGAGTTAGTGGGGATCGCTCTATGTGTATTAGGATGGATCATTGCCATCGTGTCCTGCACCCTGCCCATGTGGCGAGTAACGGCCTTCATCGGCAGCAACATCGTCACGGCTCAGATCATCTGGGAGGGTCTGTGGATGACCTGTGTGGTCCAGAGCACAGGCCAGATGCAGTGTAAGGTCTATGACTCCATGCTGGCTCTCTCCCAGGACCTCCAGGCCGCCAGGGCTCTCACGGTCATCTCCATCCTCCTGGCCATCCTGGCCGTGCTCGTCGCCATCGCCGGGGCCAAGTGCACCAACTGTATCGAGGACGAGGCATCCAAAGCTAAAGTCATGATAATCTCTGGGGTGTTCTTCATCGTGTCAGGAGTCATGCAGCTGATCCCAGTGTCCTGGTCGGCCAACACTATCATCAGGGACTTTTACAACCCGCTGCTGACTGATGCACAGCGCAGAGAGCTAGGGGCAGCGCTCTACATTGGCTGGGGGGCCTCAGCTCTCATGATCCTCGGGGGAAGCCTCCTCTGCTACTCCTGTCCCCCTAGGAAGTACAAGCCCTCACAGATGGCATACTCTGCCCCAGGATCTGCCCCAGGTGGGCCTGGGTTCCAGAGAAAAGACTATGTGTGATGGGACAATGGATGGGACAAGGACTATTTATGTAACAATCAAAAACGTTATTCTACACCTGTTTCTAATGGTGTGTCTAAGAAAGGGCTTCGTGAATAAAGGAGACTCCGTGATGAAGGGATGTGTTTTATCATTGTTTTGTTGGATTTGTCtatgtgtgtacagtatttgTCTCTGTATTATCTCTTCTGAAAGGAAAGCGTAGAACTTCTGGCTGTGTAAGAAAACATTTGAGAAGGATCATGTACTTTCCATTTGGGTTTAGTGAGAACAAAGGAAATTAAGAATAAGATCAGTAGTTATTAAATGTATTAATTATTAAAACGTTTTAAGTGTTGAATTATTGGTGAGCTATGCATATTCATTGAAACTATATCAAGCTCATTTAAAAACATTCACAAGCCTCATATAATTATTTACATAATGTTTGTACTTTAATGAATATTCATCTCTAAGATGTTAGTCATTGAGTCCATTTATATATTAAATCACTAACACTGAATTATTTTCCTAGCTTCAGGCAACTACGCTACATCAAATAATACCTTGTAGAATATTCATTCATTATCTTCTCATTGACATTTCTCTATGTTATTGGCTCATATAAATGAGGCACTGCTTAGGCTTCAGAAACTAAGGAACACTGTAAAAAGACAACATTTGACTGATGCTTTCACAAAAGATTGTTTTTTCTTTTACTACAAGAATACAGTAGAGTGTACAAAATCAGTATGTACACATCGTTTTTTAAGGAACTATGTTTCTTTTTATGTAGGATTTTTTTTATGTTGGGAAATGTTGTACATTTTTTCCCAAACAATTTGTGAGAGAGATGCATTTGTTTGATGGTGATGTTCTATCATCAGTGTTAAGGGTGTGATTGTGTGATGTACTCAACTGTTTGAGTACATCAGCAAGAGTAGCGGCTACCTAGGcagcagctaattgggatccaaataaaatactaaatactacTAACATACAGACTACTGTATCTGTACTGAATTCTGTCACCTGAACTCCCGACAGATGACAGATGTATTAAACAGAGTGTGGCTAGCAGTGCACAGAGGGAATGGGGAACAGTTTGGGAGCAGACAAACTGAAGGCCTCAGTGTTTTGGGGCAATGAGGAGTAATGGGGGCATTGTGCACCTGTGTCCATACAGAACAGTGCTAATGTGTGTGTTAGTCCTGCAGTGTTATCTGCACATCACCTGCTTTTTAATAAAGGTAGTTGTTGTTTTATTAAGGTTTGCATCTCTACTGATTTAATTCAGAAAGCAATAATCAATTTAGTATATTTTCCTCTTGTTTTATTGAATTACCATCTGCACACAGAGGTTCACACTATCAACAATATATTTGTTGGACTTCAGCAGTTTTGTCATGTATTTTTTTACCTAATGAGAAGGTGACGGATGCTGGGATAAGGATCAGTACATGTGCCAGTGTAAAGGTAGCCTGATATGCAATCCAAGAGGCCATGTTACCGGCCACcaatcacaaccacaaccacaacagcTCTAAACAAGTACCAACAAGAGATCACCTCATAGGTGCAGGTGACAAATGTTATGTCAGCAGAGAAGGACAAAGAAGactgaaataaataatgaaaaggTATAATTATAATCAGTAGCAGCAGgcctagagtacagtatatgtcATCTTCAATTATTAAGGAAATAGACATTTGCAATTGTTTCTATAAGTATTTTCAAGTCTGTTTCCTGCATGCTGGCTGTGACTTTAAGACTTCCAGTCTCATGTTTAAAACACATCTTGTAGCACCTTACAAAAGCCTCTATTTGAAATATTGATTAGGATCTCATAGTAAATATGAGAGAGAAAAGTTCCTGGAGACTGGAGTCTCACCTTACCAGCACTTTATCAGCCAACTGTTGAGTCTCTTCCTCTACATATCAATATGACTCTAACAAAAGATCTATCAAATCATTTGACATGTAGCCACCATGACTGGATCCATTGATATTAACTACTGTACAGTTTCAGCTAGCATACAGTCCATTGTTCAGATTATTTCCTCCAAATAGGGGGATAAAATGTACATTAAAAAGCTAAGATATGAATAGAATAAGCATCTCTATGGTTATTGATGCATGGTGTTCATACATTTTTCAGTTGATTATTCAATTTACTTTTTCAACTGAGTCAAATGCAGCcttttgaaattgcaacaagcgttCAACATTTCATACAGTTGAAAAACAAAACCACTGTATTTGTAATTTGCGTTGTTTTGGTTGGCTGACTGATGGTCCTCCTAAATGAAAGTTAGGATAATGGGGTATAATTTATATTTCTAAGAGGGTTGGATATCTTGGAAGTGTGATGCCCAAAAGCTTCAGTTTCAACATATGTAGAGCTGGCGAGAGACTATTATTAGGCTGACCATGTTCAGTGATACCTGCTACATATGAAGTTCAGATGACTTTTCCTTTATAAGACAGGCAGTATACTGTGTTTGAAGGGTGTTAATCGTTGATCCCACCTCAGGGTTATTTCAGCAGTATTACCATGGAGGAATGGAGATCTCTCTGCCTCATAAAGTATATTTGGTTTGGGGGTTATACAGCAGTCAGTGCAACATATTACATTGAAAGGACTAAGGAAAGTAATGTTGACATGGTAAACAGTCATAAAATTGGAGTTCAGAGGTGGCGAGAGACTATTATTAGACTGATCACGTTTAGTGGTACCTGCTGTGTTACATATGCAGTttagatgtctctctctctctctctctctgctggctctgGACAGCGAAACCCTGGCTGATCACATGACCGAAACTGAGCTATGTGAaggatggaacagagagagaagttgCTAGTCTGCAGGAGTTGTCAGAGAAAAGGCCTTCCTTTATTCATCCACCATGAAAGGAACAACACAGCCCCTTTGTGGGTCCTGTCCTGTCTACTCTGTCGGAACAAAAACGTAGACACTGCCGTTGGCTCACCTGCTCCCACAATAAAACATATGCTAAGATCTACAGTTTGGTTCCAATGGCTTGTTGCTTTGCACATGAGGCACTATAGTTTTGGTGCAATAAACCAAGTGTGGCTAACAAAGTGACTGATCTGTGGAAGCTACTTCCAGCCATTTCTCAATATGTCTTCTTCCTCTATCTTCATCAGTAAATGGAAGATAAACAAACAACTAACAGCTAACAGCCAACAGATAATGATATCATGAAGCAGGTGAGCATAACATCTTTATCTAGGTCCGTCCACACACAGCCAATCATTCTAGATCTTTTTGTGGTGGTTTCACAAATGTCTTAAAGGtccaatcagcagttgaaacaatactAAAGAGTACTCCCTGCCATTGTttaggtaaaaagctgagggatggtcCACTCTCAAATTcttagacagagctatggatgcaaggactgaccatccatgatatgaaaatgatagttttaaccatgttttgaggccatAAAGTGTTTGTTAaaatttactttgtttacaaacattggagtgaaacaagcttatattttgggttctgatggggtacgacagttaaactaagctcacaaggcatttacaagttatattcttcaagaatcaatgggtacatataattCAATAATATGTCCCAAAATAGATGTAgaaactgctgattgcccctttattAAGTCCACTCCTGGGGGGTTGATATCCAAGCAGACCCTCTGCCAATAGCCTCACCTAAGGacggtcagagacagagagcacgGCCTGTACCTGACACCCATCTTTAATAAACAACAGTTGCCACATATCAGTGTTTTTCTTGTTGCTATTAACCTCCCTACATTCCTGTGTTCTGTCTTCCAACTGACTTAATCTATGAAAATAGCAAACAAGGCCTGAGATTGAAGCCCAACCACACAGGCCATGTATGCTTTCCTTCTTTCATCCCACTCCAAAACACAGCCAGAAGTTTACTGCCTATCATGTTCCTGTCTAAACACCTCGTTATTCTGAGAGAGATGCCCCATTAGCTGCATACCAGAACATTGAAGCTACACTCTAAAAATAAAAAGTTACTGGAGTATCCTTTAAGGGTTCTTCCAATTTAAACTGTGAGGGAACCCCTataagttctttgaagaaccctttaaaAGGATTCTTGAGTAACCTTTTGTGGTTAATTTCTGAACTACGCCCACTCCACTATTATTATAAATGTTTTAGTTGTCAGTGTTTATTATTTTAGTGACAAAGtagaataaaaaaatctaaatatgaggtaagctcccagcagagccccaagtccaatgggtatatcctctggcgtgttgatgttaatgtgttgatgttctctgtatccatagccagaatgattttgcagtgcatagtgatcgaacaggtttcctgttatattcatcagaggtgtagggaggggGAGGTCTGTGAATCTCAAAAAAAATGTACTTATACAGATAATTAACAaaaaatgcacatgacagtaTTCATACCTTGTTTTCTGTGGTGAATGTGAATGAAAAACACTCTTTTGATAATGGTTTTCTtacacataccttgtccataatgtagaggcctcTGGGATATTCATTGAcgaggtaagggaggaggatggtaaatGTGATCTGCATAACATCTGCATAAATGGGAACTGCATTTGTATGCCTCTTCATCTATacacctgcagacacagacacaaaagtgagcagttcagtcatctgcacccaatacaACTAGCCTTCAaaatattcttatagcctacagtacatattcTTAACTTTGTTTGTTGATTGATTTCCATTGAATTTTGTTcattttctgttt
Above is a window of Oncorhynchus kisutch isolate 150728-3 linkage group LG18, Okis_V2, whole genome shotgun sequence DNA encoding:
- the LOC109875569 gene encoding claudin-4-like, with amino-acid sequence MASAGLEILGMILCVSGWLGVMVACGLPMWRVAAYIGQNIVISQVIWEGLWMNCSVQSTGQMHCKVHDSMLGLPVDLQAARALVIVSMVLCIMGIGLSVAGAKCTNCSSDTGSKPRMVLGAGVTFIVAGLLLLTAVSWTANTIVLDFYDPMMEETGKREFGNSLYFGWAASCLLLLGGALLCCSCPLKAPQGVSGAGSGPNRVMNYSAVKYPMSVNGYVRRDYV
- the LOC109875605 gene encoding claudin-3-like, with amino-acid sequence MSAGLELVGIALCVLGWIIAIVSCTLPMWRVTAFIGSNIVTAQIIWEGLWMTCVVQSTGQMQCKVYDSMLALSQDLQAARALTVISILLAILAVLVAIAGAKCTNCIEDEASKAKVMIISGVFFIVSGVMQLIPVSWSANTIIRDFYNPLLTDAQRRELGAALYIGWGASALMILGGSLLCYSCPPRKYKPSQMAYSAPGSAPGGPGFQRKDYV